The Crocosphaera subtropica ATCC 51142 genome includes a window with the following:
- the crtA gene encoding cyanoexosortase A gives MEILEKLGKPSYLLLGIIAAITALHFTLLEHEGNQNLISVSILIWLTAASLLWDKYQEKNLDLKSNLPSTVLGIILIVLALLRSISTSGYHFFLCPFIFAVGLVLLTAGFKGFQFYRQELYVFSLFLLYPAIMRFLGMIGMEKWTAIFSTFMLYILGFQPYREGVSIILPTGRVEVLYSCAGIDIVTLMIICSILLFFIVPLKTSQKILCLFLAPIIGFLVNCIRIGLLTYFVSKSADEAFEYWHGQDGSLAFAMISVILFGLFCWFSYIRPLTLESQD, from the coding sequence ATGGAAATTCTTGAAAAACTAGGGAAACCTAGCTATTTGCTTTTAGGTATCATAGCAGCTATTACTGCTCTTCACTTTACCCTCTTAGAACACGAAGGAAACCAAAACCTAATCAGTGTCAGCATTTTAATTTGGTTAACTGCTGCTTCTTTATTATGGGATAAATATCAAGAAAAAAACCTTGATTTAAAAAGTAATCTACCCTCAACTGTATTAGGGATTATTTTGATTGTGCTTGCTTTACTCAGAAGCATTTCTACATCAGGTTATCATTTCTTTCTTTGTCCCTTTATTTTTGCCGTTGGTTTAGTCTTACTTACCGCTGGGTTTAAGGGTTTTCAGTTTTATCGACAAGAACTTTATGTCTTCAGTCTTTTCTTATTATATCCAGCTATCATGCGTTTTTTGGGAATGATAGGAATGGAAAAATGGACAGCTATATTTTCTACTTTTATGTTATATATCTTAGGTTTTCAACCCTATCGAGAAGGAGTCTCTATTATTTTACCCACGGGTAGGGTTGAAGTGTTATATAGTTGCGCCGGGATTGATATTGTTACCCTGATGATTATTTGTTCTATTCTCTTATTTTTTATCGTTCCTTTGAAAACCAGTCAGAAAATATTGTGTCTTTTCTTAGCTCCAATTATTGGGTTTTTAGTCAATTGTATTCGGATTGGTTTATTAACCTATTTTGTATCTAAATCTGCTGATGAAGCCTTTGAATATTGGCATGGACAAGATGGTAGTTTAGCTTTTGCCATGATATCGGTGATCTTATTTGGTTTATTTTGCTGGTTTTCCTATATTCGTCCTCTCACGTTAGAAAGTCAAGATTAA
- a CDS encoding lysophospholipid acyltransferase family protein has product MNISTIKSDQVKSRISPWLIRLVYPLGSWIVLPLYFGRITIKGQEHIPETGPVIIAPTHRSRWDALIIPYAVGRMVSGRDVRFMVTSSEMEGIQGWFIRRLGGFPVDVKRPGPSSLEHSIEVLKQGEMLVIFPEGGIFRDTEVHPLKRGVARIALEVESQQPGCGMKILPVAIGYSQPFPSWGTDVTVNIGSALDVAAYDTTTMKRSSEKLTHDLESDLKQAFNHQSEAMVFQS; this is encoded by the coding sequence ATGAATATTTCTACCATTAAGAGCGATCAAGTCAAATCTCGCATTTCCCCTTGGCTAATTCGTCTTGTTTATCCCCTCGGATCATGGATCGTACTACCCTTATATTTTGGTCGCATTACCATTAAAGGTCAAGAACACATTCCCGAAACAGGCCCGGTAATCATTGCCCCTACCCATCGTTCCCGTTGGGATGCGTTAATCATACCCTATGCAGTAGGAAGAATGGTTAGTGGTCGAGATGTTCGGTTTATGGTCACTTCAAGTGAAATGGAAGGCATTCAAGGCTGGTTTATTCGCCGTTTAGGGGGGTTCCCTGTGGATGTGAAACGGCCGGGACCAAGCAGTTTAGAGCATAGTATAGAAGTGCTTAAACAAGGAGAAATGTTAGTTATTTTTCCAGAGGGAGGAATTTTTCGAGATACGGAAGTTCATCCCCTCAAACGAGGTGTGGCCCGCATTGCCCTAGAAGTAGAATCTCAACAACCTGGTTGCGGTATGAAAATTTTACCCGTAGCCATTGGATATAGTCAGCCTTTTCCCAGTTGGGGAACCGATGTTACGGTTAATATTGGTTCTGCCCTTGATGTCGCTGCCTATGACACTACCACAATGAAACGTAGTTCCGAAAAGCTAACTCATGATTTAGAATCTGATTTAAAACAAGCATTTAACCATCAATCTGAGGCAATGGTTTTTCAAAGCTAA
- a CDS encoding c-type cytochrome, with the protein MTTLILIILLIAGGVGYFAWYNFRREVPIVYKSAEDHFKYGSINSGGIPFFIWEVLPDLFAEHLPGPGGYQSLGFIWEEGKEMPIGVSKSIVGFPRQGSTCALCHSTTYRKSPKDTPTLVLGAPTQKFDSIANIRFLAACGNDAKFTPDNIIPAIEANHQLSWSDKLLYRYVIIPQTQKALMGLGLGFAWTNSRPDPGPGRIPSFNPVKFINFRLPLDDTIDNVDDPPVWNQRKHKGFDYHWDGLETNLTETTIMGALAAGTKPDNVPLENLQRVEDFIRLIPPPDYPFDIDPVLASQGKPIFDNNCASCHAFGGDRTGTVIPIEEIGTDDHRIEMWTQAAVDGYLAVGDGEEWDFTHVQKQNGYVAVALDGIWLRAPYLHNGSVPYLRDLLEVPSDRPSTFYRGYDVYNPNQVGFISQGREAQQEGFAYDTNLEGNSNQGHLYGTNLSTEEKQALLEYLKTL; encoded by the coding sequence ATGACTACCCTTATTTTAATTATTTTACTAATTGCAGGAGGGGTGGGTTATTTTGCTTGGTACAATTTTAGACGAGAAGTTCCCATTGTTTATAAATCAGCAGAAGATCACTTCAAATACGGGTCTATTAATTCTGGGGGCATTCCTTTCTTTATTTGGGAAGTGTTACCCGATCTTTTTGCTGAACATTTACCCGGACCGGGAGGTTATCAATCTCTCGGATTTATTTGGGAAGAAGGAAAAGAAATGCCCATAGGGGTTTCTAAAAGCATCGTCGGGTTTCCCCGTCAGGGATCAACTTGCGCCCTCTGTCACAGTACAACCTATCGCAAAAGTCCTAAAGATACCCCAACCCTAGTCTTAGGGGCCCCGACACAAAAGTTTGATTCTATAGCTAATATTCGGTTTTTAGCAGCCTGTGGCAATGATGCAAAGTTTACCCCCGACAATATCATACCGGCCATTGAAGCTAACCATCAGTTATCTTGGTCAGATAAGCTTCTGTATCGTTATGTGATTATTCCCCAAACTCAAAAAGCCCTAATGGGTTTAGGACTAGGGTTTGCTTGGACTAACTCTCGCCCTGATCCCGGTCCTGGCCGCATTCCTTCGTTTAATCCAGTAAAATTTATTAACTTTAGGCTACCCCTCGATGACACCATTGATAATGTAGATGATCCTCCGGTCTGGAACCAAAGGAAACATAAAGGATTTGACTATCATTGGGATGGGTTAGAAACCAATCTGACCGAAACCACCATTATGGGGGCTTTAGCTGCAGGAACCAAACCCGATAACGTACCCCTGGAAAATTTGCAGAGGGTTGAAGACTTCATTCGTTTAATTCCTCCCCCCGATTATCCTTTTGATATTGATCCCGTTTTAGCAAGCCAAGGAAAACCTATTTTTGACAATAACTGTGCCTCTTGTCACGCTTTTGGCGGCGATCGCACAGGAACCGTTATTCCTATCGAAGAAATCGGAACCGATGATCATCGCATCGAAATGTGGACGCAAGCAGCCGTTGATGGCTATCTAGCAGTAGGAGATGGAGAGGAATGGGATTTTACCCATGTGCAGAAACAAAATGGCTATGTAGCGGTTGCCTTAGATGGGATTTGGTTAAGGGCCCCGTATTTACACAATGGTTCAGTTCCTTACTTAAGGGATCTCTTAGAAGTCCCAAGCGATCGCCCCTCTACTTTTTATCGAGGTTACGATGTCTATAATCCGAATCAAGTGGGCTTTATTTCCCAAGGAAGGGAAGCCCAACAAGAAGGATTTGCATACGATACCAATCTTGAAGGTAACAGTAACCAAGGCCATTTATATGGAACCAACTTATCAACTGAGGAGAAACAAGCCTTACTAGAGTATCTCAAAACCCTTTAA
- a CDS encoding Mov34/MPN/PAD-1 family protein — MIYLSSQQLQQIHRHAEITYPEECCGLLLGNREKNYKRVIEVRETENSWTSEMNKNLSNVPSSNQQPLSKKNRFSIDPYTLLQVQKEVRDRSLMIIGIYHSHPDYPAIPSAFDQEIAWPQYSYLIASLRQGKIAEVKSWTLKEREPFAEETIKIVAKSDFLW, encoded by the coding sequence ATGATTTATCTTTCTAGTCAACAATTACAACAAATTCACCGCCATGCTGAAATCACTTATCCCGAAGAATGTTGTGGTTTATTGTTAGGAAACCGTGAAAAGAATTATAAACGGGTGATAGAAGTTCGAGAAACGGAAAATAGTTGGACAAGTGAGATGAATAAAAACTTATCTAATGTTCCTAGTTCTAACCAGCAACCTTTAAGTAAAAAAAATCGTTTTAGTATTGATCCTTATACCTTATTACAAGTACAAAAAGAAGTCCGCGATCGCAGTTTAATGATTATTGGTATTTATCATTCTCATCCTGATTATCCTGCCATTCCATCAGCGTTTGATCAAGAAATTGCTTGGCCTCAATATTCCTATCTTATTGCTTCTTTGAGACAGGGTAAAATTGCTGAAGTAAAAAGCTGGACACTGAAAGAACGTGAACCCTTTGCAGAAGAAACTATAAAAATAGTTGCAAAATCAGATTTTTTATGGTAA
- a CDS encoding cyanoexosortase A system-associated protein, whose amino-acid sequence MDTLQTHWQKTRVSLLGVLLLGLLGVLTYKIIVLKETEQSEQSNDNTETVTIPDTVPLSNWNLIDTKPLNSVKTEEEVTPVLGKVYEYTNNQESLTAEIRYAKYSGSFNHFLIKEMGMPAATINPDIYYEKGVGHYALFEYENTTYLGSCINAKGEATVTLDQYNKNRYLRGWGVTRTFLWLIGEQDLVEYRCLWSVMSIPNSSELDFTINIDPNNKELNEVEKNLEQAWLHWYSWWKNNFPDY is encoded by the coding sequence ATGGACACATTACAAACCCACTGGCAAAAAACTAGAGTCAGTCTTTTAGGAGTTTTACTCTTAGGACTTTTAGGCGTTCTTACTTATAAAATTATTGTCCTAAAAGAAACTGAACAAAGTGAACAAAGTAATGATAACACTGAAACTGTAACAATTCCTGACACGGTTCCCCTATCTAATTGGAACTTAATTGACACTAAACCCTTAAACTCCGTGAAAACGGAGGAGGAAGTAACACCAGTTCTAGGGAAAGTTTATGAATATACGAACAACCAAGAGAGTCTAACCGCAGAAATTCGTTACGCAAAATATAGCGGTAGTTTTAATCACTTTTTGATCAAAGAGATGGGAATGCCAGCAGCTACCATTAATCCTGATATTTATTATGAGAAAGGAGTGGGACATTATGCTCTGTTTGAATACGAAAATACAACCTATTTAGGGTCATGTATTAATGCTAAAGGAGAGGCCACTGTCACATTAGATCAGTATAATAAAAATCGCTATTTACGGGGTTGGGGAGTCACCAGAACTTTTTTATGGTTAATCGGAGAACAAGATTTAGTTGAATATCGTTGTTTATGGAGTGTCATGTCTATCCCCAATTCATCAGAATTAGACTTTACTATTAATATCGATCCCAACAATAAAGAACTCAATGAAGTTGAGAAAAACCTAGAACAAGCTTGGTTACATTGGTATTCTTGGTGGAAAAATAACTTTCCTGATTATTAA
- the miaA gene encoding tRNA (adenosine(37)-N6)-dimethylallyltransferase MiaA, with translation MSRGLIVICGATATGKTALALEIAQSLNSIIISADSRQVYREFDIGTAKPTPAEQDLIPHYLIDICDPRETLTLAEYQEKAQSLIDKNLTNFPLLVGGTGLYIKSIVKGLKIPRVAPQPRLRFQLEALGQQQCYQILQQVDTISSQKIHPNDQVRTLRALEVFYVTGIPISQQQGENPPTYPIVQIGLDCSTEELKRRIEIRTKKMLEMGFVEEVEKLVKKYGWELPLFKTLGYAEILNYLQGKLSLSEAEREIILHTRQFAKRQRTWFRAYPEIEWFDTTSPDLVENVFSKLTETLGLLN, from the coding sequence ATGTCAAGAGGCTTAATTGTCATTTGTGGAGCAACCGCAACAGGTAAAACGGCCTTAGCTTTAGAAATTGCTCAATCTCTGAATTCTATTATTATTAGTGCAGATTCTCGTCAAGTTTATCGAGAATTTGATATTGGAACCGCTAAACCGACTCCAGCAGAACAAGATTTAATTCCCCATTATCTAATTGATATTTGTGACCCAAGAGAAACCTTAACCTTAGCAGAATATCAAGAAAAAGCACAAAGTTTGATCGATAAAAATCTCACAAATTTTCCTCTTTTGGTCGGAGGAACAGGACTTTATATTAAATCCATTGTCAAAGGATTAAAAATTCCAAGAGTTGCGCCACAACCGAGGTTAAGATTCCAGTTAGAAGCCTTAGGACAACAACAATGTTATCAAATTTTACAGCAAGTTGATACCATAAGTAGTCAAAAAATTCATCCCAATGATCAGGTGAGAACCCTTCGTGCTTTAGAGGTATTTTATGTGACTGGAATCCCCATTTCTCAACAACAAGGAGAAAACCCACCCACTTATCCTATTGTACAAATTGGGTTAGATTGTTCGACTGAAGAATTAAAGAGAAGAATTGAAATAAGAACGAAAAAAATGCTCGAAATGGGGTTTGTTGAGGAAGTAGAAAAGTTAGTTAAAAAATATGGTTGGGAATTACCTTTATTCAAGACGTTAGGGTATGCAGAAATTCTCAATTATTTGCAAGGAAAATTATCTTTATCCGAAGCAGAAAGAGAAATTATTTTACATACCCGACAGTTTGCTAAACGTCAACGAACTTGGTTTCGTGCTTATCCAGAAATCGAGTGGTTTGATACCACATCTCCTGATTTAGTTGAAAATGTTTTCTCAAAGCTTACCGAGACTTTAGGATTACTAAATTAA
- a CDS encoding CPXCG motif-containing cysteine-rich protein: MQTTADYTCAFCGETNTTFIDISGGNYQSYIEDCQVCCRPNILYLTVDEDTLEVTINSDYQE, from the coding sequence ATGCAAACAACAGCAGATTATACTTGTGCTTTTTGTGGAGAAACCAATACAACTTTTATTGATATTAGTGGGGGGAACTATCAATCTTACATCGAAGATTGTCAAGTATGTTGTCGTCCTAATATTCTTTATTTAACAGTGGATGAAGACACCCTAGAGGTAACGATTAATAGTGATTATCAAGAGTGA
- the sigC gene encoding RNA polymerase sigma factor SigC, which translates to MLATSSYHDIDNHDSSPVRPVTETDSDTESNEITSELGDDLLELELQSIDFTETDPSTNRVTTDLVRLYLQDIGRVPLLKKEEEVSKSKQVQRYVELLDIRNQAAEADDPIMGQFVKVHSIHDQLMAYLGHRPSWEKWAKASEVSVFELKEILAQGKQQWATLANIDIQELEEIQKSGIRSKDEMIKANLRLVVSVAKKYQHRGLELLDLIQEGTLGLEKAVEKFDPIKGYRFSTYAYWWIRQGITRAIATQSRIIRLPVHVTEKLNKIKQVQRQISQAKGRNATLEEIGKELNMTPTQVREVFMKIPRSVSLEIKVGKEKDTELVDLLESEDISPEENLAIESLRRDIGILLEDLTEREQEVIKLRYGFEDGVSYSLADIGRTLDLSRERVRQIEAKALQKLRQPRRRNQIRDYFESLT; encoded by the coding sequence ATGTTAGCCACATCTTCTTATCACGATATTGATAACCATGATTCTTCTCCAGTTCGGCCTGTTACAGAGACAGACTCAGACACAGAAAGTAACGAGATCACTAGCGAGTTAGGGGATGATTTGCTTGAACTAGAATTACAAAGCATAGACTTCACAGAAACCGATCCCTCAACTAATCGAGTGACTACGGATTTAGTCCGTTTATATCTTCAAGATATTGGTCGGGTTCCCTTATTAAAAAAAGAAGAAGAAGTTAGTAAATCTAAACAAGTTCAACGCTATGTTGAATTACTAGATATCAGAAACCAAGCAGCAGAAGCAGATGATCCGATCATGGGTCAATTTGTTAAAGTTCACAGTATTCATGATCAATTAATGGCCTATTTAGGTCATCGTCCCTCCTGGGAAAAATGGGCAAAAGCCAGTGAAGTTTCAGTATTTGAATTAAAAGAAATTTTAGCCCAAGGAAAACAACAATGGGCTACTTTAGCTAATATTGATATTCAGGAATTAGAGGAAATTCAAAAGTCAGGAATCCGATCCAAAGATGAAATGATTAAAGCTAATTTACGTCTGGTGGTTTCTGTGGCTAAAAAGTATCAACATCGAGGGTTAGAATTACTAGATTTAATCCAAGAAGGAACCCTCGGATTAGAAAAAGCCGTTGAAAAATTTGATCCCATTAAAGGATATCGTTTTTCTACCTATGCTTATTGGTGGATTCGTCAAGGAATTACTAGGGCGATCGCTACTCAAAGTCGTATTATTCGTCTTCCTGTTCATGTGACAGAAAAACTCAATAAAATTAAACAAGTTCAACGACAAATTTCCCAAGCAAAAGGTCGCAATGCTACCCTAGAAGAAATTGGTAAAGAACTGAACATGACACCGACACAGGTTCGAGAGGTGTTCATGAAAATTCCCCGTTCGGTTTCTTTAGAAATTAAAGTTGGCAAAGAAAAAGATACAGAATTAGTGGATTTATTAGAGTCAGAAGATATTTCTCCAGAAGAAAATTTAGCCATTGAATCTTTGCGTCGAGATATCGGGATTTTATTAGAAGACTTAACGGAAAGAGAACAGGAAGTCATAAAATTACGGTATGGGTTTGAAGATGGGGTTTCTTATTCTTTAGCTGATATTGGCCGAACCTTAGATTTATCAAGAGAACGAGTTCGCCAAATCGAAGCTAAAGCTTTACAAAAGTTACGTCAACCTCGAAGACGGAACCAAATTCGAGATTATTTTGAAAGTTTGACTTAA
- a CDS encoding GGDEF domain-containing response regulator codes for MTVNILVVEDESIVAQDIKMTLEELGYIVPVIADSGELAIKNAAKFRPDLILMDIRLIGKMDGIEAAEIINQEFNIPIIYLTAHGDDETLARAKLTDPYGYLIKPFVEQDLRITLEIALYKHEIKQQLIEQKQWLSTILNSVGDGVLTTDINHQITYLNPMAEQLTGWTLSEAIGKPVTEVFKLINETTHQSLPSPIEQVLENGQMLTLPSHTLLVKKDGQAIAIGDNAAPIYEYKQTTSLSHNGDQCTGVVLVFRDITEYKLTTQKLHRQAFYDSLTNLPNRRWFQERLIDAIERVKRNSNYLFAVLFLDLDRFKVINDSLGHQMGDRLLNEVSRRLTHLLRSIDTVARFGGDEFAILLEDIHSRDDAIHVAQRINDSLNSPFIIDGKEVFTNSSIGIVLSSNGYLSMDNLIRDADIAMYRAKAKGRACYAIFDPVVAQEIISASRLENDLKGAIEKEELTLYYQPIFDLETQMIQGVEALVRWQHPQNGLISPQFFIPIAEETGYILAIDNWVLETACHQMKQWLTLGSNCQFSKVSINISSYQCLQKNLTQKIRKILSTTGLNPSNITLEITETALIQDPDSAIVILNQLKDLGIILSLDDFGTGYSSLSYLHYFPVDTLKIDRSFISNLSKNKEGLEIVKTIINLGRNLNMDIVAEGIETDEQLKLLKQLNCQYGQGYLFSKPLAVDDMNQLINS; via the coding sequence ATGACCGTTAATATCCTAGTTGTTGAAGATGAAAGTATCGTTGCCCAAGATATTAAAATGACCTTGGAAGAATTAGGATATATAGTTCCTGTTATCGCTGATTCAGGGGAATTAGCCATTAAAAACGCTGCTAAATTTAGACCCGATTTAATCTTAATGGATATTCGATTAATTGGGAAAATGGACGGCATTGAAGCAGCAGAAATTATTAACCAAGAGTTCAATATTCCTATTATATATCTGACGGCTCATGGAGATGACGAAACCCTCGCCAGAGCTAAATTAACCGATCCCTATGGTTATTTAATTAAACCATTTGTGGAACAAGATTTACGCATTACCCTAGAAATTGCTCTCTATAAACATGAAATTAAACAACAACTAATCGAACAGAAACAATGGTTATCAACTATTCTAAACAGTGTGGGAGATGGGGTACTCACCACAGATATTAACCATCAAATCACTTATCTTAATCCTATGGCAGAACAACTGACGGGATGGACATTATCAGAAGCCATAGGAAAACCAGTAACAGAAGTCTTTAAATTGATTAATGAAACCACCCATCAATCTCTTCCTTCTCCTATTGAGCAAGTGCTAGAGAACGGTCAAATGCTAACCTTACCGAGTCATACCCTATTAGTCAAAAAAGATGGCCAAGCCATTGCTATTGGTGATAATGCTGCCCCAATTTATGAATATAAACAGACAACTTCCCTAAGTCATAATGGCGATCAATGTACTGGCGTTGTCTTAGTTTTTCGAGACATCACAGAATATAAATTAACCACTCAAAAACTACATCGACAAGCTTTTTATGATTCCCTGACTAACTTGCCCAACCGTCGTTGGTTTCAAGAACGATTAATTGATGCCATTGAACGGGTAAAACGCAACTCCAATTATTTATTTGCTGTTCTATTTTTAGACTTAGATCGCTTTAAAGTGATTAATGATAGCTTGGGACATCAAATGGGCGATCGCTTATTAAATGAGGTTTCTCGACGTTTAACCCATCTCTTACGTTCCATTGATACCGTTGCCCGTTTTGGCGGAGACGAATTTGCCATTCTTCTCGAAGACATTCACTCCCGTGACGATGCCATTCATGTTGCTCAACGTATTAATGACAGTCTGAATTCCCCTTTTATTATCGATGGGAAAGAGGTTTTTACTAATAGTAGTATTGGTATTGTTTTAAGTTCCAATGGTTATTTATCAATGGATAACTTAATTCGGGATGCAGATATTGCTATGTACCGTGCAAAAGCAAAAGGAAGAGCGTGTTACGCTATTTTTGATCCCGTGGTAGCCCAAGAAATTATCTCCGCCTCTCGTCTCGAAAATGACTTAAAAGGAGCAATTGAAAAAGAAGAATTAACCCTTTATTATCAACCTATTTTTGATTTAGAAACGCAAATGATTCAGGGAGTCGAAGCCTTAGTGCGTTGGCAACATCCTCAAAACGGGTTAATTTCTCCTCAATTTTTTATTCCCATCGCCGAAGAGACAGGGTATATTTTAGCCATCGATAATTGGGTTTTAGAAACAGCTTGTCATCAAATGAAACAATGGTTAACCCTTGGTTCCAATTGTCAATTTTCTAAGGTAAGTATTAATATTTCAAGTTATCAGTGTTTACAGAAAAATTTAACCCAAAAAATTAGAAAAATTTTATCTACAACGGGATTAAATCCAAGTAACATAACTCTAGAAATAACAGAAACGGCTTTAATTCAAGATCCTGATTCTGCTATTGTTATTCTCAATCAATTGAAAGATTTAGGGATTATATTATCCCTTGATGACTTTGGAACCGGTTATTCATCCTTGAGTTATTTACATTATTTTCCAGTGGATACTCTTAAGATTGATCGCTCGTTTATTAGCAATTTGAGCAAAAATAAAGAAGGTTTAGAAATTGTTAAAACCATTATCAATTTAGGAAGGAATTTGAATATGGATATTGTTGCCGAAGGGATTGAAACGGACGAACAATTAAAATTACTGAAACAATTAAACTGTCAATATGGTCAAGGTTACTTATTTTCTAAACCTTTAGCTGTAGATGATATGAACCAATTAATTAATAGTTGA
- a CDS encoding MFS transporter, translated as MSSSQEFHSQTKLKFSTKLAYGIGELSGSLPSNILVFFFLFFLTDIAGLKPGVAGIIVMIGKIWDAINDPLIGWLSDRTRSRFGRRYPWMILGAIPLGLSCVLLWTIPPNNHQTFMIIYYTLIALVFYTAFTAVLLPYSALSAELTQDYNDRTNLISFRSAFSIGGSIFSLVLAEFIFAWINNEQKQYLILGLMAGLIATFSVYASVFGTYQRYHQVQDNYRNYNRSSTLSIQEKLRLIFTNFPFICVMIIYLCSWLSVQTIAAILPYFVINCMGLSEEHFTRMAIMVQGTALIMMIVWSHLSHRLGKKIIYLMGIPFTIVAELGLFLLQPGQVTLMYMIAIMAGVGIATAYIVPWSMLPDVVDLDQLKTGERREGIFFALVVQLQKIGIAVALFVVGKILDSAGYIPGSTGQQPDTALWAIRMIIGPLPITLLIISFVFAYLYPITQEIHQDIVSKIYQKNR; from the coding sequence ATGTCATCTTCTCAAGAATTTCACTCGCAAACCAAACTGAAGTTTTCGACGAAGTTAGCTTATGGAATTGGGGAATTAAGTGGATCGTTACCCAGTAATATTTTAGTTTTCTTTTTTCTCTTTTTCTTGACAGATATTGCTGGTCTTAAACCTGGAGTGGCTGGTATTATTGTCATGATTGGAAAAATTTGGGATGCTATCAATGATCCCTTGATTGGTTGGTTAAGCGATCGCACTCGTTCTCGCTTTGGCCGTCGCTATCCTTGGATGATTTTAGGCGCAATTCCTTTGGGGTTGAGTTGTGTTTTGTTGTGGACAATTCCCCCGAATAATCATCAAACCTTTATGATTATTTATTATACTTTAATTGCTTTAGTTTTTTATACAGCATTTACTGCCGTTTTACTTCCCTATAGTGCCTTATCTGCTGAGTTGACCCAAGATTATAATGATCGAACTAATTTAATTAGTTTTCGTTCTGCTTTTAGTATTGGGGGAAGCATTTTTTCTCTCGTTTTGGCTGAGTTTATTTTTGCTTGGATTAATAATGAGCAAAAACAATATTTAATTTTAGGCTTAATGGCTGGTTTAATTGCGACGTTTTCTGTTTATGCCAGTGTGTTTGGAACCTATCAACGTTATCATCAAGTTCAAGACAACTATCGTAATTATAATCGATCATCTACGTTATCGATTCAGGAAAAATTACGTTTGATTTTCACTAACTTCCCTTTTATTTGTGTGATGATCATTTATCTTTGTTCTTGGTTAAGTGTACAAACCATTGCAGCTATTTTACCCTATTTTGTGATTAATTGTATGGGGTTATCTGAAGAACATTTTACTCGGATGGCAATTATGGTTCAAGGAACTGCTTTAATCATGATGATAGTGTGGAGTCATCTTAGTCATCGTTTAGGCAAAAAGATTATTTATTTAATGGGAATTCCTTTTACCATCGTGGCTGAATTAGGCTTATTCTTATTACAACCCGGACAAGTTACCTTAATGTATATGATTGCAATCATGGCAGGGGTGGGTATTGCAACAGCATATATTGTTCCTTGGTCAATGTTACCTGATGTTGTGGATTTAGATCAACTGAAAACAGGAGAAAGACGTGAAGGTATTTTTTTTGCATTGGTGGTTCAATTACAGAAAATTGGCATTGCTGTTGCTTTATTCGTGGTGGGTAAAATACTAGATAGTGCCGGCTATATTCCTGGAAGTACAGGACAACAACCCGATACGGCTTTATGGGCAATTCGCATGATCATTGGTCCTTTACCCATTACTTTATTAATTATTAGTTTTGTGTTTGCTTATCTATATCCTATTACCCAGGAAATTCATCAAGATATCGTATCTAAAATTTATCAAAAAAATCGTTAA